The sequence TATAACTTGTGAGCAAACTCCAGAAGATGATCTTGCCTTGTTTGTCAAACAATTCAGAAGAATTCTCAACAATAAAGGAAGGGAGATAAAAAAGGTTGGGGAGTCCTCTAGGAACTCAAAGTACCAATCACGTGGAAAGTTCACTTTTGGTAGGAAACAAGGAATGATTACAAGTAGAAGGGACAAATCTTCATCTGGAGAATCAAGTACCTGCTTTTCTTGTGGTGGTAGTGGACATTGTGCTGCTGAGTGTGCAAACAACAGGTAGGCAAGTTAGAAAAGGGACAATGCAATGATGGTTACTTGGAGTAAAAGTGATGATGGGTCTGTGCATTCTGATAAGTCATCAGACgataaagaaaaaattgttgCTTTTATTGCTCCAATGGAGTCCAACGAAGGAAGTGTCTCTAACTGATGATGATCTAGTGTGGAATGACAATAAGGAGATGACTTATGATGAATTATGCATTTAGTATGACACTCTTTTTTATCAGACTTGTACCACAAGAGTGGAGAAGATTGAGATACCAAGAAGGTTGCTCAGTTGCAGAAAGAAAACAGGTCTCTTCGTTTGGTCATAACTGAACTGGATAAAAAGATTGGTTATCTTTAGGCACAAGTCGAGGAGCTGAATGAGAATGATTCTCCTTATAATGACAAAGATgaaaaagatgatgaaattgctaCTCTTGAAGCTCAAGTTCAAAACCTGTTGGAATCTCAAGAAAACTTGATGAATCATATTCATGTGTTGAAAGTAAATAATGATTTATATCATGAGACTAACCGAAAACATTTGCTTGAGTTGAATGAGGCAAATGACAAGGTTATTCATCTTACCATTGGCTCTGAAAATATTGACAAGATGCTGAGCCTTGGAAAACCACATGGTGTCAATAGTGGTATTGACTACATGGAAAATGGCTCAAGCTCAATGGGCACCAAATCAAAATTTGTGAGAGAATCTTTTTGTGTGGCACCTCAAGTCAATCCAAATTCGAAGACTAGTTTATTCCCACATGTCATCACTGTGGTGAATTGGGCCACATTCATCCTAAGTTTAGGAAACTCCACTCTAGGAAGAATGATACTTTGAAGAATCAAGTGGTCGACTAGTCAGGGCCACATTCATCCTAAGTTTAGGAAACTCCACTCTAGGAAGAATGATACTTTGAAGAATCAAGTGGTCGACTAGTCAATGAAGTCAAAAGAATTGCTCAACTTGTGCAGTCATCCAGTATGGAAAATATGAACCCTCGCTTACCTACCTTTTTTCCGTTGACCTCTTTACCTAACTTGTCTGCCCTCTATTAGCACCACATCGTTCACCAACAAGATCTATACTGTCACACCCATCTACTTGCTGAGTTCCCCACCACTTCCTTTCCTTGCATGCTCGCCACCCTGTCCGCCATGGATGACATATTTGGTACTAGTTCTTAAAGATATTTGATAGGTATCTTAGGGTTTGTGCTGATTTGAGGCTTTCCGTATTTTTAATGGGCTTGGCTCATACTGTAATTATTGAAGTTGAGCCTTGCCCAGTTAGGTGCTTTTGCATTTCTTTTTCGGGGCTTATGTACGCTTTGTTTTCTAATCTAAATAATGAGGTATTCTGCTACTTATTACTACAACCTCGTGATATtctttttaacttaaaaatgaGAGATCTTATATTTGAATATTGTAGATGgcaaatttgataccaaattaggttgtccaTTATATGATTTAACCGAACTTTCTCtttccttagtgtaaaaataccgatgcattaaaaaaaaaaaaacaaaagttaacTATTCTTGAcacaaaaaaaagtttaaaaaaaaacaggaacaaagaaaaaagataaaaagaataaagaataaaaaaatgaagataaaagaaaatgagaagagattttGGTCCATATAAATTGACTAGGTTCTGCTTCTgtcaatttattttcaattgTCGCAATTTAAGTCATGCAgcaatttgatttagtttttagtttgtaattttttgATTTGGTAAAAGATTAATTTCATCAACAATAAAGAGTAACGTTCCCACAAACCAAATACCCCAACCCCCATCAACAACAAATATGGAGGAAAAAGAGGTTATAGCATACAGAAAATGCCTTTTCCATAAAATATTCTATGCATGAATAATATACtttaacaaaatttatttcCATAACCAGCTTTAGAGCACATAATTCAAGCCAAACACACTGTAAGAGAAGCTCCAACCAGAGAATATTTTTCAGCTTTGCTCCTCAGCACCTGCAATTTCCCTCTCCTCGGCTGCAGCGGCCATCAAATCATCAAAGTTTTCTGACTTCCCAAGTACTATCTCAATCTAAAACCAAAAGAATACATCAATATTAACAAAATGGAATACTTGGTAGGGGACAGGAAGGACAGACTCGATCCCATCATGAATGTGACCGCTCTACAGCTTGAGCTAGAAGGCCTCACAAAAATGGTACTACTCTCATGAATAAGTTGGAAAACAAAGTTGACAATATGTCCTACACCAAATAGATACCAAATACAATTTGAAAGCACATTTTTGCTATaaggttaaaaaaaatgtaactgCAAATACCCATACATAATATATGAAATGACAACCCTACTGGGATTTGGAACGATACTCAAAATACATGTAGAATGgacccctcccccccccctctTAAATCTCACACAGCAGCACACTGCCAACACATGAATAGATGGTCAGTGACAGAACAAGCATTTCTTTTCAAATTAGCAATCTCCGAAAAAGTGCACCGTCCTGGCAAGGTGTATAATTTTGTCATTCATACCACATTTATGCTTTTCTTAAAACCAATACAGTTTGGCATGTCCACATAACAACTTCACCAAGCCatattagcccaataacataaATGCAAACTGATGTTTATGAATCAAACAAATCCAATAGGGCAACAATAATTGTAAAAGGATCTCTCCACTCAAAACAAACAGAAACCCAAACAGACGTTTCAGATGAGATTCAGAACTCATTCTATAAATTGAGGACAAATGACTGGCTATTTGACATTAGAAGATCACATTGGCATACCTTGGCTTTTTGGACTGGCCTCCCCCTGGAATCATCCTTAATGTCAACAGTTGATGTCATGATTTCTGCTTTCACGTCCCAGAATATAAGTAAACTTCatagtttgatagtttatttttgaaaagcggaaaagaaaatagaagtCTCACTTTTCTCAACTGCCAGCCCATTGTTTTTCAGAATTTCTGCAATTGTAACGACCGTGGCAATAGCTGCAGCAGTACAATGAGATATTAATCCTTGCATCAGCTTTAATACTAGACAAATCATACCTATAATCAAGAACTACAATATTCATGATAAAAAAACATCTCAATTCCAAATGTGGCAACATAACAGAACGGGAATGTGCTGCATTTGACTGGATTTAAAACACATCTCCACACCCCTCCCCCAACCCCCAAATGGGAATGGGTAATGGATTCCAGAATCACAATCTACAAAATAAATGCTGCTTTAGAGTAACCCTGCTAGGTTGCCTAGCCTTTCTTCAGATAACTTGGTCACTAAACATTTCCATTTGTCCCTTACAACTACCAACTAAACATTTTACCCAAAGCCACCTTATCTTGTTTCCCAATCGGGAGCAAATCTGTTTCTACGAGTATACGTTCAAATGGTAAAGAGTTATTTCCTTGGTAATTGTTGTGAGCATCGTGCTAAGCACAAGCAAGAAAACTTAAGCATAAGCAATCAACAAACTGGAAAGAGCAACAAAAGGCTACTTTTTCCATATAAAGACATCTACTCATGAACTATTCGATTCAAGTTCTCAATACAAGAAAGCAGGTTATTACGACATAATGGCTCAATAAATTAGTAACCATTCTCTTCCCACCTTAGGCAGACAAAAAATAGACACAAAATAGCAAGTCATCATAGCTTGTTCAGAAACTAACCGAATCAACACGTATACAAACAAACTATGCTAAATTTCAGTTGTCTTCCAGAACTTCGTTATGAACGTCAACGTTTTCATGATTCCAGGGTAATGTCTAACTGGATACCTTAACATGGCACACAACACAGAGATCTACACACACATAGTGCTTAATGAGATAGAAGCAGCTGAAGTGTCATACCCATTCCCAAAGCGGAGAGCTCCACCTCATTGTACTGTTGCATATACCTCtgcaaaacaataaaatgcCATAAACATACtatttattaataaataaaaattgaaaataatcaACAATTATTCCGAAacacttggaaaaaaaaactgccGCTGCGTCTATGTCAACCGAAAACATTTATTTCCAGGTAAATCCCAATTTCTTCCCAAATTAACCAGAAAACTCAAATTTCAGCAGAATCAAAGCAATtgataaagaaataaaagaaacccaGAAACCAAATAAGGCATACAAGCATATATATAGACAGAAAATTAAGAACAGGGTAGGGATTAGGGTTTACCTTGGCAAGATTAACATAGAAGAAGAGCGGCTTCTTGGTATTTGAGACCTGAATTCGGTTCTTCTTGTGCGAATCGGAGGCGTTGATGGTGATGTTGTTCACGCCGTCAGTGATCTCCTCCATTGCAATTGAGAGAACAGcttcaaaaaccctaaccctaaatccCTTTTGACTACTCTCTCTCCGATTTCTCTTT is a genomic window of Malus domestica chromosome 09, GDT2T_hap1 containing:
- the LOC103402690 gene encoding uncharacterized protein At2g34160-like, with translation MKNKFRKRNRRESSQKGFRVRVFEAVLSIAMEEITDGVNNITINASDSHKKNRIQVSNTKKPLFFYVNLAKRYMQQYNEVELSALGMAIATVVTIAEILKNNGLAVEKKIMTSTVDIKDDSRGRPVQKAKIEIVLGKSENFDDLMAAAAEEREIAGAEEQS